In Cloacibacillus sp., the sequence CTCCGCCTCAAAAGCATCGTCCGATCACCTCGTCCGCGCGTGGTTCCACACCTACGGCTTTCCCGTGCTCACCACCAACTGCTCCAACAACTACGGGCCGCGCCAATTCCCGGAAAAACTCATTCCGCTCGTCATCCACAACGCGCTCGCCGGCAAGCCGCTGCCCATCTACGGCGACGGTAAAAACGTCCGCGACTGGCTCTACGTGGAAGACCACTGCCGCGCGCTCTGCACCGTAATGGCAAACGGAAAGTGCGGCGAGACCTACAACGTCGGCGGCAACCACGAAATGCAGAACATCCAGATAGTAAAGGCTATATGCGCCGTGCTGAACGAGATGCGCCCAAAGCAGGACGGCACAAAATACGAAACCCAGATCACCTTCGTCAAAGACCGCCCCGGCCACGACCGCAGATACGCGATAGACGCCGCAAAAATACGCCGCGAACTGGGCTGGCAACCGCAAGAGACCTTCGAAAGCGGCATCAAGAAAACCGTTGAGTGGTACCTGGACAACGGCCAATGGGTGCGGGATATTTTGAGCGGTCAATACAAAGGTGAGAGGCTTGGGCTTGTGAAATAGCGGCCTAGTCTCTTTCCACGCTATCTTTAGATAGCCTCTTGTTTACTTACTATCATTAGAGACAACAAGAGATAGAAGATACTGTCCATAGTCCGTCATTTTCAAATTCTCTCCGATCATGCGCAGTTGATTGCTGTCAATGAATCCGCGTCTCCATGCAATCTCTTCTATACAGGATACATAAAATCCCTGACGTGACTGCACCGCCTCTACAAACTCCGCCGCTTTCAGCATTCCTTCCGGTGTTCCAGTATCAAGCCACGCCATGCCGCGTCCTAAAAGTTCAACATGCAATTCTCCAAGCGCAAGATATGCGTTATTGACAGAGGTGATTTCTATTTCGCCGCGTGCAGACGGCACTACATGCCTCGCAATATCAATCACTCTATTATCATAGAAATAAAGGCCGGGGACAGCATAATTGGACTTGGGATTTTCCGGCTTCTCCTCTATAG encodes:
- the rfbB gene encoding dTDP-glucose 4,6-dehydratase: MTKQKRYLLTGAAGFIGSNLAHHLTLQGDKVVVYDKLTYAGNKASLAGIPDELLCLVEGDICDTALVCETLAKHNLDAVFHLAAESHVDRSIDGPAAFIETNINGTFSMLAAARQYYETLDEESKKDFRFLHISTDEVYGSLGASGLFTEETPYAPNSPYSASKASSDHLVRAWFHTYGFPVLTTNCSNNYGPRQFPEKLIPLVIHNALAGKPLPIYGDGKNVRDWLYVEDHCRALCTVMANGKCGETYNVGGNHEMQNIQIVKAICAVLNEMRPKQDGTKYETQITFVKDRPGHDRRYAIDAAKIRRELGWQPQETFESGIKKTVEWYLDNGQWVRDILSGQYKGERLGLVK